One Streptomyces sp. P9-A2 DNA window includes the following coding sequences:
- a CDS encoding LacI family DNA-binding transcriptional regulator — protein sequence MKDVAAAAGVSKGAVSLAFNHKSGVSEATRDRIFAAARELGWAPNSSARSLSRQSVDTIGLAICRPARLLGLEPFYMEFISGIESVLAERNCSLLLRLVGSLEEEITLQERWWKERQIAGSVLVDFHQRDPRIAPLRELGLPAVAVGHPDLTGGFPSVWTDDAPAVAEAVRYLAALGHRRIARVGGPAGLGHSAIRAEAFGRTLGELGLDGGRHVETGFSGEEGARATRSLLLAPDRPTAIVYDNDIMAVAGLGVAAEMGVSVPDDLSLLAWDDSQLCRLTHPTLSAMSHDVYGFGAEVTEVLFDVIAGEEVRPRPVATPSLVPRRSTGPPRAQGARF from the coding sequence ATCAAGGACGTCGCCGCGGCCGCCGGAGTCTCCAAAGGCGCGGTGTCGCTGGCGTTCAACCACAAATCGGGGGTGTCCGAGGCCACCAGGGACCGCATCTTCGCGGCGGCCCGCGAACTGGGCTGGGCGCCGAACTCGTCCGCGCGCAGTCTGTCGCGGCAGTCGGTCGACACCATCGGCCTGGCCATCTGCCGGCCAGCCCGGCTGCTGGGCCTGGAACCCTTCTACATGGAGTTCATCTCCGGCATCGAGAGCGTGCTCGCCGAACGCAACTGCTCCCTGCTGCTGCGCCTGGTGGGCTCACTGGAGGAGGAGATCACCCTCCAGGAGCGCTGGTGGAAGGAACGCCAGATCGCGGGGTCCGTCCTGGTCGACTTCCACCAGCGGGACCCGCGGATCGCTCCGCTGCGGGAGCTCGGACTGCCCGCGGTGGCCGTCGGGCACCCGGACCTCACCGGTGGCTTCCCGTCGGTGTGGACCGACGACGCCCCTGCCGTGGCCGAGGCGGTGCGCTATCTCGCGGCCCTCGGCCACCGGCGCATCGCCCGGGTGGGCGGGCCCGCCGGACTCGGCCACAGTGCCATCCGGGCGGAGGCGTTCGGGCGGACCCTGGGGGAACTCGGCCTGGACGGCGGCCGGCACGTCGAGACGGGCTTCTCGGGGGAGGAAGGCGCACGGGCGACCCGCTCGCTGCTGCTGGCGCCGGACCGTCCCACGGCGATCGTCTACGACAACGACATCATGGCCGTGGCCGGGCTGGGCGTGGCGGCCGAGATGGGCGTCTCCGTGCCCGACGACCTGTCCCTGCTGGCCTGGGACGACTCCCAGCTGTGCCGTCTGACGCATCCGACCCTGTCGGCGATGAGCCACGACGTGTACGGATTCGGGGCGGAGGTCACCGAAGTCCTGTTCGACGTGATCGCCGGCGAGGAGGTCCGGCCCCGCCCCGTGGCGACCCCCTCACTCGTGCCCCGCCGCTCGACGGGACCGCCCCGGGCGCAGGGCGCACGCTTCTAG
- a CDS encoding multicopper oxidase family protein → MHSPTRRTLIGASITAIGAGALAACSGPGSHSGAGPNSGPGSPSASGSPSGTGTHPATRGPDHRSGGFVPRGPKGYVNPSDPEVVAAEKERGSGPLRSFTLTATETPLDLGGRTVRSWAYGDALPGKEVRVTAGDTLALKLVNHLPVTTTLHSHGIRLRCDMDGVPGLTQPSIKPGADFTYRFAVQHPGTYWLHSHSGMQLDRGLYAPLIVEDPKEPLSYDKEWVVVLDDWLDGVDGSTPDGVLTQLHDGRDIPMDMGEDIAPDGSAGTHGSAHSPGEHAGPSRVLRKGHSHLLRSGGGHVDHPYYLINGRLPKAASVFRARPGDRIRLRIINAGSDTAFRVALGGHEMTVTHTDGYPVEHMRADTLLLGMAERYDVLVTAKDGVFPLVALAEGKNARALAVLRTGSGSFPGCSAHPDELDGRFVPARRFVPDESVALCERPPDRELCFRLTGSMRKFDWSFDRRPYSVEERHPIREGERVRLTFFNATDMWHPIHLHGHTFALTSGHAGGARKDTALVLPHRKLVFDFNADNPGLWMLHCHNQYHSESGMMTILGYRK, encoded by the coding sequence ATGCACTCACCTACACGGCGCACCTTGATCGGTGCATCGATCACGGCCATCGGCGCGGGGGCCCTGGCCGCCTGTTCCGGACCGGGCTCGCACTCCGGAGCCGGCCCGAACTCCGGGCCCGGTTCGCCCTCTGCGTCCGGTTCGCCCTCCGGAACCGGAACCCACCCGGCGACCAGGGGCCCCGACCACCGCAGCGGTGGCTTCGTGCCCAGGGGGCCCAAGGGGTATGTGAACCCGTCCGATCCCGAGGTCGTCGCCGCCGAGAAGGAACGAGGCTCCGGCCCTCTGCGCTCGTTCACGCTGACTGCCACCGAGACGCCCCTCGACCTGGGCGGGCGGACCGTCAGGTCATGGGCGTACGGTGACGCGCTGCCCGGCAAGGAGGTCCGGGTCACCGCGGGTGACACTCTCGCCCTCAAGCTCGTCAACCACCTGCCCGTGACGACGACGCTGCACTCGCACGGTATCCGTCTGCGCTGCGACATGGACGGCGTGCCGGGCCTGACCCAGCCCTCCATCAAGCCCGGCGCGGACTTCACCTACCGCTTCGCCGTGCAGCATCCGGGTACGTACTGGCTGCATTCACACTCGGGAATGCAGCTCGACCGCGGCCTGTACGCCCCGCTGATCGTCGAGGACCCCAAGGAGCCCTTGTCCTACGACAAGGAATGGGTCGTCGTCCTGGACGACTGGCTGGACGGCGTGGACGGCTCCACTCCGGACGGTGTGCTCACGCAGTTGCACGACGGCAGGGACATCCCGATGGACATGGGTGAGGACATCGCACCTGACGGGTCCGCCGGCACGCATGGCTCGGCCCACTCCCCCGGTGAGCACGCCGGCCCCTCCCGCGTCCTGCGGAAGGGGCACAGCCACCTGCTGCGCAGCGGGGGCGGTCATGTCGACCACCCGTACTATCTGATCAACGGCCGCCTCCCGAAAGCCGCTTCGGTTTTCCGGGCCCGCCCCGGGGACCGGATCCGATTGCGGATCATCAACGCCGGGAGCGACACGGCTTTCCGGGTGGCACTCGGCGGCCACGAGATGACCGTGACGCACACGGACGGCTACCCGGTCGAGCACATGCGGGCGGACACGCTGCTGCTGGGCATGGCCGAACGCTACGACGTGCTCGTCACCGCCAAGGACGGAGTGTTCCCGCTGGTCGCGCTCGCCGAAGGCAAGAACGCGAGGGCCCTGGCCGTCCTGCGCACCGGCAGCGGAAGCTTCCCCGGATGCTCCGCGCATCCGGATGAGCTCGACGGCCGGTTCGTGCCGGCCAGACGGTTCGTGCCGGACGAATCCGTGGCCCTCTGCGAGCGCCCCCCGGACCGCGAGCTGTGCTTCAGACTGACCGGCAGCATGAGGAAGTTCGACTGGAGCTTCGACCGCCGGCCCTACTCCGTCGAGGAACGCCACCCGATCCGAGAGGGAGAACGGGTCCGCCTGACGTTCTTCAACGCCACCGACATGTGGCACCCCATCCATCTGCACGGCCACACCTTCGCCCTCACCAGCGGCCATGCGGGCGGAGCCCGCAAGGACACCGCCCTGGTACTGCCGCACCGCAAACTCGTCTTCGACTTCAACGCCGACAACCCGGGCCTGTGGATGCTCCACTGCCACAACCAGTACCACTCCGAATCCGGAATGATGACTATCCTCGGCTATCGGAAATGA
- a CDS encoding glycoside hydrolase family 2 protein, which yields MKEAVQLTEGWSLDHDGSPLPARVPGCVHVDLLAAGLIPDPCVGLNETEVAWVGRRAWTYTRELAPGETAAERHERTDLVFDGLDTAAVITLDGYELGRTRNMHRRHRFDVTGRHGPLHVAFTSAYEEAAAVRALTGERPNAYPEPFQYIRRMACGFGWDWGPTLVTAGIWRPVRLERWSTARLATVRPLVTVRDGLGGVEVRVDVERTERGADHRLEVRVAVGGVQASAAVDGTGAVLTLQVPDPRLWWPRGYGEQPLYDLEVTLVDRGRGAAAPAETPAEDRPLDSWTRRIGFRDVTLDRSPDAHGTAFTFVVNGVPVFARGVNWIPDDVFPSRVTPERYRTRLRQAADAGVDLVRIWGGGIYEDDAFYDLCDELGLMVWQDFLFACAAYPEEQPLRGEVEAEARDNVVRLMPHPSLVLWNGNNENLWGFRDWDWEPGLRGDSWGGGYYLDLLPRVVAELDPTRPYTAGSPWSGSWDHHPNDPAHGTHHSWEVWNRRDYAEYRDSVPRFVAEFGWQAPPALATLRRALPGERLAPDSPGMLHHQKAEDGNGKLNRGVARHFILPEDDFDRWHYLTQVVQARAVAAGIEHWRSHWPVCAGTVVWQLNDCWPVSSWSAVDGDGRLKPLYHELRRVYADRLLTLQPGGVDDDTDGPVLAVVNQSAAPWRTAVRLRRMRADGTVLVEQVLDDLTVPARQVNRLPVPGDLIPDAPSAREFLVADTNADGGTDGGTDMHADGGTDGLRALYFPVADKDFAYPAPRYDVVVRTPVVGPAGPAGAGDGAATGDGGGTGGGSVEVVVTAHTLVRDLLLRADRLGPDAVCDSGLRTLLPGETIRLRVRNAVDTGANAVRGAFSSVEPA from the coding sequence ATGAAGGAAGCCGTCCAGCTCACCGAAGGATGGAGCCTCGACCACGACGGGAGCCCTCTGCCCGCTCGGGTCCCCGGCTGTGTGCACGTCGACCTGCTCGCGGCCGGTCTGATCCCGGACCCCTGCGTCGGCCTGAACGAGACCGAGGTGGCCTGGGTGGGCCGCCGGGCCTGGACCTACACCCGGGAGCTGGCCCCCGGCGAGACGGCCGCGGAACGCCACGAGCGGACCGACCTGGTCTTCGACGGCCTCGACACCGCGGCCGTGATCACCCTCGACGGGTACGAGCTCGGCCGGACCCGGAACATGCACCGGCGCCACCGCTTCGACGTCACGGGCCGGCACGGCCCGCTGCACGTCGCGTTCACCTCCGCCTACGAGGAGGCCGCCGCGGTACGGGCGCTGACCGGGGAACGGCCCAACGCCTACCCCGAGCCGTTCCAGTACATCCGCAGGATGGCGTGCGGCTTCGGCTGGGACTGGGGGCCGACGCTGGTCACCGCCGGGATCTGGCGCCCGGTCCGGCTGGAGCGCTGGTCGACGGCGCGTCTGGCGACGGTCCGCCCCCTGGTGACGGTCCGCGACGGCCTGGGCGGGGTGGAGGTGCGCGTCGACGTCGAGCGCACCGAGCGGGGAGCGGACCACCGCCTGGAGGTACGGGTGGCAGTGGGTGGCGTACAGGCCAGTGCCGCGGTGGACGGGACCGGCGCGGTGCTGACCCTCCAGGTACCCGACCCGAGGCTGTGGTGGCCGCGCGGATACGGCGAACAGCCTTTGTACGACCTGGAGGTGACCCTCGTCGACCGGGGCCGGGGTGCGGCAGCACCAGCCGAAACCCCCGCGGAGGACCGGCCGCTCGACTCCTGGACGCGCCGGATCGGGTTCCGCGACGTGACCCTCGACCGCTCACCGGACGCACACGGCACCGCGTTCACCTTCGTCGTCAACGGCGTACCGGTCTTCGCCCGCGGCGTGAACTGGATCCCCGACGACGTCTTCCCCTCCCGCGTCACCCCCGAGCGCTACCGCACGCGGCTGCGCCAGGCCGCCGACGCCGGTGTGGACCTGGTACGGATCTGGGGCGGAGGCATCTACGAGGACGACGCCTTCTACGACCTCTGTGACGAACTGGGCCTCATGGTCTGGCAGGACTTCCTCTTCGCCTGCGCCGCCTACCCGGAGGAGCAGCCCCTGCGCGGCGAGGTGGAGGCCGAGGCGCGGGACAACGTGGTCCGGCTCATGCCGCACCCCAGCCTCGTCCTGTGGAACGGCAACAACGAGAACCTGTGGGGGTTCCGCGACTGGGACTGGGAGCCCGGACTGCGGGGCGACTCGTGGGGCGGCGGCTACTACCTCGACCTGCTGCCCCGGGTCGTCGCCGAACTCGACCCCACCCGCCCCTACACCGCCGGCAGCCCCTGGTCCGGTTCCTGGGACCACCACCCCAACGACCCCGCGCACGGCACCCACCACTCCTGGGAGGTGTGGAACCGCCGCGACTACGCCGAGTACCGCGACTCCGTTCCGCGCTTCGTGGCGGAGTTCGGCTGGCAGGCACCGCCGGCGCTGGCGACCCTGAGGCGCGCGCTTCCCGGGGAACGGCTCGCCCCCGACTCGCCCGGCATGCTCCACCACCAGAAGGCCGAGGACGGCAACGGCAAGCTGAACCGGGGCGTGGCACGCCACTTCATCCTGCCCGAGGACGACTTCGACCGCTGGCACTACCTCACCCAGGTCGTGCAGGCCCGCGCGGTCGCCGCCGGGATCGAGCACTGGCGGTCGCACTGGCCGGTGTGCGCCGGCACCGTGGTCTGGCAGCTCAACGACTGCTGGCCGGTGAGTTCGTGGTCCGCGGTGGACGGCGACGGCCGCCTCAAGCCGCTCTACCACGAGCTGCGCCGCGTCTACGCCGACCGCCTGCTGACACTCCAGCCGGGTGGCGTGGACGACGACACCGACGGCCCGGTGCTCGCCGTGGTCAACCAGTCCGCCGCGCCGTGGCGCACCGCCGTGCGCCTGCGCCGCATGCGCGCGGACGGCACGGTACTGGTGGAACAGGTCCTCGACGACCTGACCGTCCCCGCCCGTCAGGTGAACCGCCTGCCCGTACCCGGCGACCTGATACCGGACGCGCCGTCCGCGAGGGAGTTCCTCGTCGCGGACACGAATGCGGACGGGGGCACGGACGGGGGCACGGACATGCACGCGGACGGGGGCACGGACGGCCTGCGCGCCCTGTACTTCCCCGTCGCCGACAAGGACTTCGCCTACCCCGCCCCGCGCTACGACGTCGTCGTACGGACCCCGGTCGTCGGACCGGCGGGCCCGGCCGGTGCGGGAGACGGTGCCGCCACCGGCGATGGTGGCGGCACCGGTGGCGGTAGTGTCGAGGTCGTGGTCACTGCGCACACCCTGGTACGGGACCTTCTCCTGCGGGCCGACCGGCTGGGCCCCGACGCCGTCTGCGACTCCGGACTGCGCACCCTGCTGCCCGGCGAGACGATCCGGCTACGGGTGAGGAACGCCGTGGACACCGGAGCCAACGCCGTGCGCGGCGCCTTCTCCAGCGTGGAACCGGCGTGA
- a CDS encoding DUF397 domain-containing protein, whose protein sequence is MRPIDLTAVSWRKSSYSNQDGGACVEVSDDFASVVPVRDSKVPHGPVLVFPAVGWASFVSAVRGRQSRA, encoded by the coding sequence GTGCGACCGATAGACCTGACTGCCGTGTCCTGGCGCAAGAGCAGTTACAGCAACCAGGACGGCGGAGCGTGCGTCGAGGTCTCCGACGACTTCGCGTCCGTCGTCCCCGTGCGGGACAGCAAGGTGCCGCACGGTCCGGTGCTCGTGTTCCCGGCGGTTGGCTGGGCGTCCTTTGTCTCCGCTGTCAGGGGCAGGCAGTCGAGAGCCTGA
- a CDS encoding alpha/beta fold hydrolase — MRNLPTFIFVHGAFANSFSFAPLQAELALLGHRSVAVDLPGHGFEATFPAAYQAPQDLHALAAEPGNIKGVTLADNAARVIDVLERAKRNGPTVLVGHSRGGATVTAAGNARPELIDRIAYVSAWCPVDLDVGAYYAEPEMADVDPGAFAPAIAGNPVELGLLRTNFRTADPTALTAFRQAFAADLTDDEFRTFLNTFQPDENLDVGTSTDRAQAATWGRIPRTYVRLADDASIPLAMQDRMIREADALTPDNPFEVRTLEGSHLRWLVHPKPAAELLANLATR; from the coding sequence ATGCGGAATCTACCGACGTTCATTTTTGTCCATGGGGCCTTCGCGAACTCGTTCTCGTTCGCGCCGCTGCAGGCCGAGCTTGCCCTGCTCGGCCACCGCTCGGTCGCGGTCGACCTTCCGGGGCACGGGTTCGAGGCGACGTTCCCCGCGGCCTACCAGGCTCCTCAGGACCTCCACGCGCTCGCCGCGGAACCGGGGAACATCAAGGGGGTCACACTCGCCGACAACGCCGCCCGCGTGATCGACGTCCTCGAACGGGCGAAGCGCAACGGGCCGACCGTCCTCGTCGGCCACAGCAGGGGCGGCGCCACGGTCACCGCGGCCGGCAACGCACGGCCCGAGCTGATCGACAGGATCGCTTACGTCTCCGCCTGGTGCCCGGTCGACCTGGACGTCGGTGCCTACTACGCCGAGCCGGAGATGGCGGACGTCGATCCGGGCGCCTTCGCTCCGGCGATCGCCGGGAACCCGGTCGAGCTCGGTCTGCTCCGGACCAACTTCCGGACCGCCGACCCGACGGCACTCACCGCGTTCAGGCAGGCTTTCGCCGCCGACCTCACCGATGACGAGTTCCGGACGTTCCTGAACACCTTCCAGCCCGATGAGAATCTCGACGTCGGTACGTCCACCGACCGGGCACAGGCCGCGACCTGGGGCCGGATTCCCAGGACCTATGTGCGTCTGGCCGATGATGCCAGCATTCCGCTCGCCATGCAGGACCGTATGATCCGCGAAGCCGACGCGCTCACACCCGACAACCCGTTCGAGGTCCGGACGCTCGAAGGGAGCCACCTGCGCTGGCTCGTCCACCCGAAGCCCGCCGCCGAACTGCTTGCAAACCTCGCGACACGCTGA